Part of the Arachis hypogaea cultivar Tifrunner chromosome 6, arahy.Tifrunner.gnm2.J5K5, whole genome shotgun sequence genome, ctttccccGTTGATCATTTTTCTAGCTCTTTTTTGGTTTCCCTACTTTTCCATCCTTTGACACATTTGTCTAGGAGTCCTTGCCGAGCTAGCCTCTCCAACAAGTCTTTGGCTATTACGCATTCGTCTGTTATGTGTCCGTACTTCTGGTGGAAGGCACAGTGCTTGCTTCTATCCATGAATAGTTGATCTTGATAACTTCCTGCTCTAGCAGGAGGTTTGACTATCTTGGCGTTGAGGATCTCCTTGATTATGTTCTCCCTTTTTGTATTGAATCTGGTGTAGGTATCGAACTTTGGTGTGAGCTTGAAGGGTTTCTTTTGCTCTTTCTTGCTCGGCGGTTTGAAtgtcctctcttcttctcttcttgtcGGCTGTTTATCCGTTTTTTGGGCTTCTCGTAGTTCCTCGATCTCCATCTGGCCTGCAGCCCTCTCCCGAAATTTCTCCAACGACTTGGATTTGGTTATTGCAATTGTTTCTCTGAACTTCCCAGGTCTGAGGCCGGTCTTAAGCGCGTGCAGGTGGACTTTGGGGTCCAAATCTGGAATCTCCATGGTGGCCTCGGCAAATCGGGTTAAGTAGTCTTTAAGGCTTTCATGTTGTCCTTGCTTGATCGTCCCGAAGTAGTCTGATCCATGGACGTATATCCTTGAGGCGGCGAAATAGT contains:
- the LOC112757910 gene encoding uncharacterized protein, producing MPKMFVLPNSLEPYKGIGDSRAHIKKFQSMMFFNSANNEHILCRSFPTYLDGAALLWFSKLSARSISSFEDLARSFIDYFAASRIYVHGSDYFGTIKQGQHESLKDYLTRFAEATMEIPDLDPKVHLHALKTGLRPGKFRETIAITKSKSLEKFRERAAGQMEIEELREAQKTDKQPTRREEERTFKPPSKKEQKKPFKLTPKFDTYTRFNTKRENIIKEILNAKIVKPPARAGSYQDQLFMDRSKHCAFHQKYGHITDECVIAKDLLERLARQGLLDKCVKGWKSRETKKELEK